One Fulvitalea axinellae genomic window carries:
- a CDS encoding calcium/sodium antiporter, producing the protein MVFSVLLVIIGFAMLIIGANWLVDGASSLAKRYKISDLAIGLTIVAFGTSAPELVVNVIASSKGYSDIVLGNIIGSNNFNLFIILGISGLVFPISVQSSTAWKEIPISLTATLFLLLLANDFYTSQNTSIDRLDASVMLILFLAFLYYAFTQTKTESNEDNSPANVPTLKIWLLIIFGLTGLIVGGQLVVNYSVKIASELGVSEKVIGLTIVAAGTSLPELVTSLVAALKRNSDIAIGNVLGSNVFNILLILSVSSMVKPVGFNPDFNADLYILLGGTAFLFIAMFTGKKKKLDRWEAGLLLRFYLLYTCYLVLKEV; encoded by the coding sequence ATGGTTTTCTCCGTTTTATTGGTAATCATAGGGTTCGCAATGTTGATAATCGGGGCAAACTGGTTAGTCGACGGCGCCTCTTCATTAGCCAAAAGATATAAAATCTCTGACTTGGCCATAGGCCTTACTATAGTTGCGTTCGGGACATCGGCTCCGGAACTAGTGGTAAATGTTATTGCCTCATCAAAAGGCTATTCCGATATCGTTTTGGGTAACATAATAGGCAGTAACAACTTCAATTTATTTATAATCTTGGGGATTTCAGGGTTGGTTTTCCCTATTTCCGTACAGTCATCCACAGCGTGGAAAGAGATTCCAATTTCTCTGACAGCAACGCTATTCCTTCTATTATTGGCCAATGATTTTTATACAAGCCAAAATACATCTATTGATCGTCTGGACGCATCGGTAATGCTAATCCTGTTTCTGGCATTTCTGTATTACGCCTTTACCCAAACAAAAACCGAAAGCAACGAAGATAATTCCCCCGCAAACGTCCCCACTCTAAAAATATGGTTACTCATAATATTCGGCCTTACAGGACTAATTGTCGGAGGGCAACTAGTTGTAAACTATAGTGTGAAAATCGCTTCGGAGTTGGGTGTTAGTGAAAAGGTTATAGGGCTAACCATTGTTGCGGCGGGAACATCATTACCCGAATTGGTCACATCTTTGGTAGCGGCTCTCAAAAGAAACAGCGACATCGCAATCGGTAATGTACTTGGTTCCAACGTTTTTAATATACTGCTGATTCTCTCCGTCAGCAGTATGGTCAAACCCGTTGGATTTAATCCTGACTTTAACGCTGATTTATATATTCTGCTTGGCGGAACAGCATTTCTGTTTATTGCGATGTTTACAGGGAAAAAGAAAAAACTCGACCGTTGGGAAGCCGGGCTGCTACTGAGATTTTACCTACTCTATACATGTTACCTTGTACTTAAAGAAGTCTAA
- a CDS encoding GH92 family glycosyl hydrolase, protein MKKSTLGLFGLLLFLCVTGAWAQKPVDYVNPMIGTTNYGATHPGAQLPRGMISVSPFNVEGSQNKIEKDAGWNSRGYIYENSFLTGFTHVNLSGVGCPDLGTVMLMPTTGKVSPHPDDYGTTYKNEVSKAGYYSVDLNKYGVKAEMTASRRSSVSRYTFPEGKSNILLNLGLGLTNEQDGMLKVVSPTEIEGFRMVGTFCYNNSKAIYPVYFVMKFSRPADELGAWKESRLNTTSEGNWMGYNGKIRMLPNYRRHVAGDSIGAYMTYNTKANDQVEVKVGISYVSIENARENLAKEIGNKSFETVQREAQAVWNEQLDRIHVEGGTEDDKTVFYTALYHSLIHPNILNDINGEYPEIATGEIGQTKPGKNRYTVFSLWDTYRNLHQLMSLVYPEQQADMVQSMLDMFDENGWLPKWELNSQETFTMVGAPASPVIADTYLRGIRDFDTEKAMHAMLKDANTIEGNPIRPAIDDYTEYGYIPTERDGKDKKGKVWGSVSTSLEYYAADYSIAQMAKELGDMATYKTFMKRAMGYKKLYDKETGMLRPRHRNGKFLTPFDPLAGANFTKNIGYVEGNAYQYQFMVAHDPKGLMRLMGGKRNFVKNLETVFDKEQFDMANEPDIAYPFLFNYAKGEEWRTQKHTRDLLQKHFTNTPEGLPGNDDTGTMSAWAVFSMIGIYPDCPGNMNYAVTAPVFDKVTIKLNPKYYKGKTIVIETENNSLENYIEGITVNGKRNGYFVNHDKLTEGAEMKIKMKSKSAL, encoded by the coding sequence ATGAAAAAATCAACTTTAGGTTTATTCGGCCTACTACTTTTCCTCTGCGTGACTGGCGCTTGGGCGCAAAAACCAGTCGATTACGTCAACCCGATGATTGGCACCACCAACTATGGCGCAACGCATCCGGGAGCGCAACTTCCAAGAGGAATGATCTCCGTTTCGCCTTTCAACGTTGAGGGAAGCCAAAACAAAATCGAGAAAGACGCGGGATGGAACTCACGCGGCTACATCTACGAAAACAGCTTCCTGACAGGTTTTACGCACGTAAACCTCAGTGGCGTAGGTTGCCCAGATTTGGGTACTGTGATGCTTATGCCTACTACAGGAAAAGTTAGCCCGCATCCGGACGATTACGGAACAACTTACAAAAATGAGGTGTCGAAAGCCGGGTATTACTCAGTGGACCTCAACAAATACGGCGTAAAAGCGGAAATGACCGCCAGCCGCCGTTCCAGCGTAAGCCGTTACACATTCCCCGAAGGGAAATCCAACATCTTGCTTAACCTCGGCCTTGGCCTTACAAACGAGCAGGACGGTATGCTGAAAGTGGTTTCTCCTACCGAAATCGAAGGTTTCCGCATGGTCGGTACTTTCTGCTACAATAACTCAAAGGCGATTTACCCAGTGTATTTCGTTATGAAATTCTCTCGCCCGGCTGACGAACTCGGCGCTTGGAAAGAGTCTCGCCTCAACACTACGTCTGAAGGCAACTGGATGGGATACAACGGAAAAATCCGTATGCTTCCTAACTACCGCCGCCACGTAGCCGGCGACAGCATCGGCGCTTACATGACTTACAATACCAAAGCCAACGATCAGGTTGAGGTAAAAGTGGGTATCTCTTATGTAAGTATCGAAAACGCCCGCGAGAACCTCGCTAAAGAAATTGGCAACAAGAGCTTCGAAACTGTTCAGCGAGAGGCCCAAGCCGTATGGAACGAGCAACTTGACCGCATCCATGTAGAAGGCGGAACCGAAGATGACAAGACGGTATTTTACACCGCTTTGTACCACTCGCTTATCCACCCGAATATCCTGAACGATATCAATGGCGAATACCCTGAGATCGCTACGGGAGAAATTGGCCAGACCAAGCCGGGCAAAAACCGCTACACCGTCTTCTCGCTGTGGGATACGTACCGTAACCTGCACCAACTGATGAGCCTTGTGTATCCGGAACAACAAGCGGATATGGTTCAGAGCATGCTCGATATGTTCGACGAAAACGGTTGGTTGCCTAAGTGGGAACTCAACTCGCAGGAGACCTTCACTATGGTAGGCGCACCGGCCAGCCCGGTTATCGCCGACACATACCTGCGCGGTATCCGCGATTTCGATACTGAGAAGGCAATGCACGCCATGCTCAAAGACGCCAACACTATCGAAGGCAACCCGATCCGTCCGGCTATTGACGATTACACCGAGTACGGATACATCCCGACCGAACGTGACGGCAAAGACAAAAAAGGCAAAGTATGGGGTAGCGTTTCGACATCTTTGGAATACTACGCCGCCGACTACAGCATCGCACAAATGGCGAAAGAGCTTGGCGATATGGCCACTTACAAGACCTTCATGAAGAGGGCTATGGGCTATAAGAAGCTTTATGACAAAGAAACCGGAATGCTTCGTCCGCGTCATCGCAACGGAAAATTCCTGACTCCTTTCGATCCCCTTGCCGGAGCGAACTTCACCAAAAACATCGGATACGTGGAAGGCAACGCTTACCAATACCAGTTTATGGTGGCTCACGATCCTAAAGGGTTGATGCGCTTGATGGGCGGAAAGAGGAATTTCGTTAAAAACCTCGAAACTGTATTCGACAAAGAGCAGTTCGATATGGCCAACGAGCCGGATATCGCTTATCCGTTCCTGTTCAACTACGCCAAAGGCGAAGAGTGGAGAACACAGAAGCACACGCGCGATTTGTTGCAAAAACACTTCACCAACACGCCTGAAGGCCTTCCGGGCAACGACGATACAGGTACAATGTCGGCTTGGGCCGTATTCAGCATGATCGGTATTTATCCGGACTGCCCAGGTAATATGAATTACGCCGTTACGGCTCCTGTTTTCGACAAGGTTACTATCAAGCTTAATCCGAAATATTACAAGGGTAAGACTATCGTAATCGAAACTGAGAACAACAGCCTGGAGAATTACATCGAAGGCATTACGGTTAACGGCAAGCGCAATGGCTACTTTGTCAACCACGATAAGTTGACCGAAGGAGCTGAGATGAAGATCAAGATGAAAAGCAAAAGCGCTCTTTAA
- a CDS encoding CapA family protein, with the protein MRTRALFLIFSLIFSARLQAQDSSVSLMFIGDVMGHDTQINGAYDSLTGKYDFNPCFQYIKPILSEPDITIANLEVTLAGKPYKGYPSFSSPDALAVALKNAGVDCLVTANNHSCDRRKKGVVRTIDVLDSLGFSHTGTFRTLEEKKQQQPLILRKNGMRIALLNYTYGTNGIPVPKGTAVNLINKDSIKADLVKAKSMNPDAVIVFTHWGLEYKRKPSKDQVDIYEFCKANGADLVIGSHPHVLQKMEMEKDTVTGKKHLVAYSLGNFVSNQRTEPRDGGAVLRVELVKENGKTRIKDAGYYITWVYNPKVDGRRRFRILPASRYELKEDFFASKAYHDKMMRFINGTRDLFESEKVNIRELE; encoded by the coding sequence ATGCGTACACGAGCTCTGTTTTTGATTTTTTCCCTAATCTTTTCTGCCCGGCTCCAAGCCCAGGATTCCAGCGTCTCATTGATGTTTATCGGTGACGTAATGGGCCACGATACCCAAATAAACGGCGCATACGATAGCTTGACGGGGAAATACGATTTCAATCCGTGTTTTCAGTATATCAAACCGATTCTCTCCGAGCCGGATATCACGATCGCGAACCTTGAGGTGACTTTGGCGGGAAAGCCCTATAAAGGTTATCCCTCGTTTAGTTCACCTGACGCATTGGCCGTGGCGCTGAAAAACGCCGGAGTGGATTGCTTGGTAACTGCCAATAACCACTCGTGCGATCGCCGTAAAAAGGGGGTGGTACGTACGATTGACGTTTTGGACAGTTTGGGTTTTAGCCATACGGGAACGTTCCGGACTTTGGAGGAAAAGAAACAGCAACAACCGCTAATTTTGAGGAAAAACGGGATGAGAATAGCCCTGCTCAATTACACTTACGGTACCAATGGAATTCCCGTACCAAAAGGAACGGCTGTAAACTTGATCAATAAGGATTCGATCAAAGCCGATTTGGTAAAAGCGAAATCGATGAATCCTGACGCGGTAATCGTTTTTACGCATTGGGGGCTTGAGTACAAAAGAAAGCCGAGCAAAGACCAAGTAGACATTTACGAGTTTTGCAAAGCGAACGGAGCCGATTTGGTAATCGGTTCGCATCCGCACGTTCTCCAAAAAATGGAAATGGAGAAAGACACCGTTACAGGGAAAAAGCACTTGGTAGCCTATTCGCTTGGCAATTTTGTATCAAACCAACGAACCGAACCCCGGGACGGCGGAGCGGTTTTGAGGGTAGAACTGGTTAAGGAAAACGGGAAAACCAGAATTAAAGACGCCGGATATTACATCACTTGGGTGTACAACCCCAAAGTGGACGGGCGCAGAAGGTTCCGTATCCTTCCGGCCTCACGCTATGAGCTTAAGGAGGACTTTTTCGCCTCAAAGGCTTATCACGATAAGATGATGCGCTTTATAAACGGAACAAGAGATCTTTTCGAATCGGAAAAAGTAAACATCAGGGAGCTTGAGTAG
- the proC gene encoding pyrroline-5-carboxylate reductase yields MENISVAVIGYGNLGSSIVKGLVRSQKIDPSNITATRHRPLEGKTTNYLGINVSNDNVAAVKASDIIIIAVKPYRVKSVVEEIAPALDPKKHVLVSVASGVTIADILGFLKTEDLPVFRAMPNIAAAVGESMTCISAHASTKEQSALVQEIFDQSGETLLINEELMDAATVLGACGTAYVLRFIRGMMQGGIQIGFSSHDARKIALQTVKGAAELLISNGKHPEEEIDSVTTPKGCTIAGLNEMEHQGFSSSLIRGIVTSYEDILKSK; encoded by the coding sequence ATGGAAAATATCAGCGTAGCCGTAATCGGATATGGAAATCTGGGCTCTTCCATCGTCAAAGGCCTAGTCCGTTCCCAAAAAATAGATCCTTCAAACATTACGGCGACACGCCACCGCCCCCTTGAAGGGAAAACGACCAATTATTTGGGCATCAATGTCTCAAACGACAATGTGGCGGCCGTCAAAGCCTCCGACATCATCATTATCGCCGTGAAGCCTTATAGGGTCAAAAGCGTTGTAGAGGAAATCGCCCCCGCACTTGATCCCAAAAAACACGTATTGGTTTCCGTAGCGTCAGGCGTCACCATCGCAGATATTCTTGGCTTCCTGAAAACCGAAGACTTGCCTGTATTCCGGGCCATGCCGAACATCGCGGCGGCGGTGGGCGAATCGATGACTTGCATCAGCGCCCACGCTTCCACCAAAGAGCAGAGCGCTTTAGTGCAGGAAATATTCGACCAGTCCGGCGAGACGCTTCTGATTAATGAGGAATTGATGGACGCCGCCACAGTTCTTGGTGCGTGCGGTACTGCATACGTTCTCCGTTTTATCCGGGGCATGATGCAAGGCGGCATCCAAATCGGCTTCAGTTCTCATGACGCCCGCAAGATTGCCTTGCAGACTGTCAAAGGCGCCGCGGAGTTGTTGATCAGCAACGGAAAACATCCTGAAGAAGAGATTGACAGCGTCACCACTCCGAAAGGCTGCACCATCGCCGGCCTTAACGAGATGGAACACCAAGGCTTTAGCTCTTCACTTATCAGAGGAATCGTCACCTCTTATGAAGACATACTCAAAAGCAAATAA
- a CDS encoding ROK family protein, which produces MKEVAIGIDIGGTNTVVGIVDQKGHVFASGGISTAAYDDIDDYSEALFAEIDRLVDTISDIKVLGIGIGAPNGNYYSGAIEFAPNLKFKGVVPLVEIFKRRYDYPAIALTNDANAAAIGEMIYGGAKGMKNFIMITLGTGLGSGIVINGELVYGHDGFAGELGHVIAVPNGRQCGCGRKGCLETYCSATGLTRTVSALIGSTQLPSSLRDVKASEITSKMIYEAAMEGDELAKEAFRMTAEILGKALADATAFSSPEAFFLFGGVANAGDTIIKPTKKYMEEHMLSIYRNKVQIIKSELPGAHAAVLGASSLVWKELEAAAQHA; this is translated from the coding sequence ATGAAAGAAGTTGCAATCGGAATTGACATTGGAGGCACCAACACCGTAGTCGGTATTGTTGACCAAAAAGGACACGTATTCGCGTCGGGAGGCATCTCAACAGCCGCCTATGACGACATCGACGACTACTCTGAAGCCCTCTTCGCCGAGATCGACCGCCTGGTTGACACTATCTCGGACATCAAAGTTCTCGGCATCGGCATCGGAGCCCCGAACGGAAACTACTACTCGGGAGCTATCGAGTTCGCCCCAAACCTTAAGTTCAAAGGAGTAGTGCCGTTGGTTGAGATCTTCAAGCGTCGCTACGACTACCCGGCTATCGCCCTTACCAATGACGCCAACGCGGCGGCCATCGGCGAGATGATTTACGGCGGAGCCAAAGGCATGAAGAACTTCATCATGATCACTTTGGGTACAGGCCTCGGAAGCGGTATCGTCATCAATGGCGAGCTCGTTTACGGACACGACGGATTCGCCGGCGAACTCGGCCACGTAATCGCCGTGCCGAACGGACGCCAGTGCGGTTGCGGTCGTAAAGGTTGCCTCGAGACTTACTGCTCGGCTACAGGTCTTACCCGTACCGTGTCTGCGCTGATCGGTTCTACGCAATTGCCTAGCTCTTTGCGCGACGTCAAAGCTTCTGAGATCACTTCAAAAATGATCTACGAAGCGGCCATGGAAGGTGACGAGCTCGCTAAAGAAGCGTTCCGCATGACTGCCGAGATCCTTGGAAAAGCCTTGGCCGACGCCACCGCTTTCTCAAGCCCTGAGGCATTCTTCCTCTTCGGAGGTGTGGCAAACGCTGGTGACACCATCATCAAGCCGACCAAAAAATACATGGAGGAGCACATGCTCTCTATCTACAGAAACAAAGTACAGATCATCAAGTCCGAGCTTCCTGGAGCGCACGCCGCCGTATTGGGAGCCAGCTCATTGGTTTGGAAAGAACTCGAAGCAGCGGCACAGCACGCTTAA
- a CDS encoding GH92 family glycosyl hydrolase: MLNRIIPALLLAGLLQACSCGKTDKAESATTAGPIEFVDPMIGTGGHGHTHPSATAPFGMVQVGPSQFTQGWDWCSGYHHSDSLIVGFTHKHLSGTGIGDLGDILIMPFTGETKISKGSPKDPDSGYCSYFKHDTEDVKAGYYAVTLDDYDVRAEMTATKRVGFHRYTFPKGKASKVMLDMGFGQGWDGPTDTKITMVDGTTVTGYRKSTGWANDQAVFFAAKFSKPFASAKLYQEGKETEGKSSSGKYTQAVIDYGKGAGEVLVKIGVSAVSEANALENLNAEIADWDFGKTLAQAQADWNKELSKIEATSTDTATLRTFYTALYHSMLAPALHNDVNGEYRGSDKKTHKAAFDNYTIFSLWDTYRGAHPLFTITQPERVTDFINSMLAQYKETGLLPVWSLESNETNTMVGYHAVPVIVDAYFKGFKFDHELAFEAIKASARNDRKDLNLLHKYGYIPANEVGESVAKLLEYCIDDWAIAKMAEKMGKTEDFEYYSKRAQNYRNVFDKQTGFFRGRMADGSWRTPFDPRRSAHRRDDFCEGNAWQYLWLVPHDVNGLVGLLGGEEKFNAKLDKHFNQSSEITGEGTSVDISGLIGQYAHGNEPSHHTAYLSNFTGEAWKSQERIRRIMDQFYTDKIDGLCGNEDCGQMSSWYILSSMGIYPVDPVSGVYVFGSPKLDRAEINLPGGKSFEIIAKGNAKDAPYIKSVKLNGKDYKNTYITHDILTAGGTLEFTMSKTPNKAFGQKIENRPPQANAKVLQ; encoded by the coding sequence ATGTTAAACAGAATCATTCCGGCCTTGCTACTTGCGGGCCTATTGCAAGCTTGCTCCTGTGGCAAGACGGACAAAGCGGAATCGGCGACTACCGCCGGCCCTATCGAGTTCGTCGACCCGATGATCGGCACGGGCGGACACGGACACACGCATCCTTCCGCCACGGCTCCTTTCGGTATGGTACAAGTGGGCCCGTCACAGTTTACCCAAGGCTGGGACTGGTGCTCGGGTTACCACCACTCGGATAGCCTTATCGTCGGTTTTACGCACAAACACCTCAGCGGTACGGGTATCGGCGATTTGGGCGATATCCTGATCATGCCTTTCACTGGCGAAACAAAGATTTCAAAAGGTTCTCCAAAAGATCCGGACTCAGGCTACTGCTCTTATTTCAAGCACGATACGGAAGATGTAAAAGCGGGCTACTACGCCGTTACGCTTGACGATTACGACGTTCGGGCCGAAATGACCGCCACAAAAAGAGTCGGTTTCCACCGCTATACTTTCCCGAAGGGAAAAGCTTCTAAAGTAATGCTCGACATGGGCTTCGGGCAAGGATGGGACGGACCTACCGACACCAAAATCACTATGGTGGACGGCACTACCGTTACCGGATACAGAAAATCGACCGGTTGGGCAAATGACCAAGCGGTATTTTTCGCAGCGAAATTCTCCAAGCCTTTCGCTTCAGCAAAACTCTACCAAGAAGGAAAAGAAACTGAGGGCAAGAGCTCTTCAGGAAAATATACACAAGCCGTTATCGACTACGGAAAAGGTGCCGGTGAGGTACTCGTAAAGATCGGCGTTTCGGCCGTGAGCGAGGCTAACGCATTGGAAAACCTCAACGCTGAAATCGCTGATTGGGATTTCGGGAAAACTTTGGCCCAAGCCCAAGCGGACTGGAACAAGGAGCTTTCGAAAATCGAAGCCACCAGCACCGACACCGCCACGTTACGCACATTCTACACGGCTTTGTACCACTCGATGCTGGCCCCTGCCCTGCACAACGACGTAAACGGCGAATACCGCGGCTCAGACAAAAAGACACACAAAGCGGCCTTCGACAACTACACCATCTTCTCGCTGTGGGATACCTACCGCGGCGCACATCCCCTGTTCACCATCACACAACCTGAGCGGGTTACGGATTTCATCAATTCCATGCTGGCGCAATACAAAGAGACCGGTTTGTTGCCCGTATGGTCGTTGGAATCTAACGAAACCAACACCATGGTAGGCTACCACGCCGTACCTGTAATTGTTGACGCTTACTTCAAAGGCTTCAAATTCGATCACGAATTGGCTTTTGAGGCAATCAAAGCCAGCGCCCGCAACGATCGCAAAGACCTTAACCTCTTGCACAAATACGGATACATTCCGGCCAACGAAGTTGGCGAATCAGTGGCCAAGTTGCTCGAATACTGCATCGACGACTGGGCTATCGCCAAGATGGCTGAGAAAATGGGCAAAACCGAAGACTTCGAATACTACTCGAAGCGCGCCCAAAACTACCGCAACGTATTCGACAAGCAAACCGGATTCTTCCGCGGACGCATGGCCGACGGCTCATGGCGTACACCTTTCGACCCTCGCCGTTCGGCCCACCGCCGCGACGATTTCTGCGAAGGAAACGCCTGGCAGTACCTGTGGCTCGTACCGCATGACGTAAACGGTTTGGTTGGTTTGCTCGGAGGCGAAGAGAAATTCAACGCCAAACTCGACAAGCACTTCAACCAGAGCTCGGAAATCACCGGCGAAGGCACCAGCGTGGACATCTCCGGCCTGATCGGTCAGTACGCCCACGGCAACGAGCCTAGCCACCACACGGCTTACCTTTCAAACTTCACCGGCGAAGCTTGGAAATCGCAGGAGCGAATCCGCCGCATTATGGACCAGTTTTACACTGACAAAATCGATGGACTTTGCGGTAACGAAGACTGTGGTCAAATGAGCTCTTGGTATATCCTTAGCTCAATGGGTATTTATCCTGTTGACCCTGTAAGCGGAGTTTACGTTTTCGGATCGCCGAAACTTGACCGTGCCGAGATCAACTTGCCGGGCGGAAAATCTTTCGAGATTATCGCCAAAGGCAACGCCAAAGACGCACCGTACATCAAATCGGTGAAGCTCAACGGCAAAGACTACAAGAACACATACATTACGCATGACATACTGACGGCCGGCGGCACACTCGAATTCACTATGTCGAAAACCCCTAACAAGGCTTTCGGACAGAAGATCGAAAACCGTCCGCCTCAGGCAAACGCTAAGGTTCTCCAATAA
- a CDS encoding glycoside hydrolase family 95 protein — protein sequence MKRKNVLLSLIALSMILGTLYFSKGEEKPPEKSPYRLLYTQPAKIWEEALPIGNGRIGAMIFGRTDVERIQINEESLWGGIKLDDNNPESAQALKEVQRLVFAGKIKESRELVSEKMLGTPPRIRSHQTFMDLNLDFGKRGNISKYNRELDLMSGISKTSYKVDGQPFTQSVFASAIDDVIVVALESPETFSVNVGLDRITDATSTATSDNSLTLTGQITDTLSIEKNRGPAGKHMRFAGKLVAENTGGKITAEGSQLAAKDVRKLVLTIACATDYDFENLDLDSSIVPEKICGKLLTKAQEKGFENVLGDHIARHSGLMARSDIHLGTSVNDTLPTDVRLSRFEAGESDPSLAALYYQYGRYLLLGSSNAPGKLPANLQGLWNEDLAAAWNGDFHTNINLQMNYWPAEVTNLSETTEPLTNFMEKISLQQGRQAAKIGYGARGWTLHHCTGPFGRSGVHDGPWGLFPVAGPWMCLPVWRHYEFTQDKLFLSQKAWPMMKGAVLFSLDFLVDGPDGYLATVPSQSPELRYKDPETGELKYITYSATMDIQILRNLFENSLKAIDILGTDTELKSEIKAALAKLPPTRIGANGTVMEWIKDYEEADPRHRHVSHLFGLYPGNEIAENTPELFEAAKATLNRRGDGGTGWSLAWKINFWARLKDGDRAYSMLKNLLRPSIQPRDNGSYGERSGSYPNLFCAHPPFQIDGNLGGTAGIAEMLLQSHGDYVELLPALPEAWPDGSAKGLRARGAYTLDFEWRQGKIISAKLTSEAGKPGKIKINGKLFDIVANKGETIALPVK from the coding sequence ATGAAACGTAAAAATGTCCTGCTTTCGCTAATTGCATTAAGCATGATCCTCGGAACGCTTTACTTTAGCAAAGGCGAAGAAAAGCCCCCGGAAAAGAGCCCATACAGACTGCTCTACACCCAGCCCGCCAAAATTTGGGAAGAAGCTCTTCCGATTGGCAACGGCCGGATCGGCGCCATGATTTTTGGCCGAACCGACGTCGAGCGCATCCAGATCAACGAAGAAAGCCTCTGGGGCGGAATCAAACTCGACGACAATAACCCAGAATCAGCCCAAGCACTTAAAGAGGTCCAACGACTTGTGTTTGCGGGAAAAATCAAAGAATCCCGTGAGCTTGTTAGCGAAAAGATGCTTGGAACACCTCCTCGGATCCGTTCGCATCAAACTTTTATGGATCTGAACCTTGATTTTGGCAAACGAGGGAATATCTCTAAATACAACAGGGAGCTTGACCTGATGTCGGGTATCTCGAAGACTTCTTATAAAGTAGATGGACAGCCATTCACCCAAAGCGTTTTCGCATCGGCGATAGACGACGTGATCGTTGTAGCGTTGGAATCACCGGAAACGTTTTCCGTGAATGTCGGGCTTGACCGGATAACTGACGCCACAAGCACCGCCACCAGTGACAATAGCCTGACGCTTACCGGTCAAATTACCGATACGCTTAGCATTGAAAAAAACCGTGGCCCTGCCGGAAAGCATATGCGATTCGCCGGAAAACTCGTAGCCGAAAATACGGGTGGAAAAATTACGGCGGAAGGTTCGCAGCTCGCAGCCAAAGATGTGCGTAAACTTGTCCTTACCATAGCTTGCGCTACAGACTATGATTTTGAAAATCTGGACCTCGATTCGTCTATCGTTCCTGAAAAAATCTGTGGTAAACTTCTGACCAAAGCCCAAGAAAAAGGATTCGAGAACGTATTGGGCGATCATATCGCCAGACACTCTGGCCTTATGGCCCGATCTGACATTCATTTAGGAACTTCAGTAAACGATACTCTTCCCACAGACGTCCGCTTGAGCCGTTTTGAAGCCGGCGAATCAGACCCGTCACTGGCAGCCTTGTATTACCAATACGGCCGTTATCTCTTGCTGGGCAGTTCCAACGCTCCCGGAAAATTGCCCGCCAACCTCCAAGGGCTTTGGAACGAAGACCTCGCCGCCGCCTGGAATGGCGACTTCCACACCAATATCAATTTACAGATGAACTATTGGCCCGCCGAAGTCACCAACCTGTCTGAAACTACTGAACCGCTTACCAATTTTATGGAAAAAATAAGCCTTCAGCAGGGCCGACAAGCGGCAAAAATCGGCTACGGCGCCCGTGGCTGGACCTTACATCACTGTACTGGCCCGTTCGGTAGATCAGGCGTGCACGACGGCCCTTGGGGACTTTTCCCGGTGGCCGGCCCGTGGATGTGCCTGCCGGTTTGGCGCCATTACGAATTCACCCAAGACAAACTGTTCCTTAGCCAAAAGGCTTGGCCAATGATGAAAGGCGCTGTCTTGTTCTCTCTTGATTTTCTTGTGGACGGCCCTGACGGTTACTTGGCCACTGTTCCGTCTCAATCGCCTGAGTTACGCTATAAAGACCCCGAAACCGGAGAACTGAAATACATCACGTATTCGGCTACTATGGATATACAGATCCTCCGTAACCTTTTTGAAAACAGCCTTAAGGCCATTGACATTCTGGGAACTGACACAGAGCTTAAGTCCGAAATCAAGGCAGCTTTGGCGAAGCTTCCACCTACACGTATCGGTGCGAACGGGACTGTGATGGAATGGATCAAAGACTACGAGGAAGCCGATCCGCGCCATCGCCACGTTTCCCATCTTTTCGGGTTGTATCCCGGAAACGAGATCGCCGAAAACACTCCCGAACTTTTCGAGGCGGCCAAAGCGACACTTAACCGCCGCGGAGATGGCGGAACGGGTTGGTCATTGGCCTGGAAAATCAATTTCTGGGCACGGCTCAAAGACGGCGACCGTGCGTACTCTATGCTCAAAAACCTGTTGCGCCCGTCCATTCAGCCAAGAGATAACGGAAGCTACGGCGAACGAAGCGGCTCCTACCCCAACCTGTTTTGCGCCCATCCGCCGTTCCAAATCGACGGTAACCTTGGCGGTACAGCCGGAATAGCCGAAATGTTGTTGCAGTCGCACGGTGATTATGTGGAATTGCTTCCAGCGCTTCCAGAAGCATGGCCAGACGGCTCGGCCAAAGGGCTCCGGGCCAGAGGCGCCTATACTCTGGACTTCGAATGGAGGCAAGGGAAAATTATATCGGCAAAACTGACTTCCGAAGCCGGAAAGCCAGGAAAAATCAAAATAAACGGAAAGCTATTCGACATCGTCGCCAATAAAGGCGAAACAATCGCCCTTCCCGTCAAATGA